A segment of the Sulfurovum indicum genome:
GGAACAGGTTGCTTCCGGGATGAGCATTGCATCATATTCATCCATAAAACTTTCAAAATATTCAATATTTTTTTTTGTCATATATTCAACTGAATCTACATCACCGGTGAAGTATGCCGGAGCACCGCAGCAAAGCTGTTTTTTGGGTATGAAAACTTCAATATTGAGTTTCTCCAGGATATCTACAAGACTGTCTCCGATTCCTTCGTAATTGTAGTTTGCCAGACAACCGATGAAAATTGCGACACGTTGTTTTTTTTCTGCAGGCTTTGAAGCAGGAATATGTTCGGGATATTTGTTGAGGAAACTTGTTTTCATGAGTGATGGGATAAGTCTGCCTTTTTTCATCATCGGCAGGGAAAATCTTGCTCTGAGACCTCTTCCCTTATTATCTTCCGCCAATGCACAGGTTTTGAACATGAAGCCAAGTTTCATAACAAGATCCATGATTTTACGGTGACGAAGCAGGAAGAAGAACCCTCTTTTAAACCAGGCAATCCCGTATTTGTCAGCAATGTCTGCACGTACCTCTTCAATGACCATATCAGTTGCCAGAGAGTTGGGGCAGACATCAACACAGTTTGTACAGAGAAAACAGCTCTCAAAGATATCTTTTGCATTTTTGTCCAGAGGCAGATGCCCTTTTTGGTACGCGCCCAACAGGTCGATAAAGCCGCGAGGAGAGGTTGTTTCGTCAGGATTGACCTGGTGAATGGTACATACCGGGATACACTTTCCGCATTTGATACATGCATCGCTTGTTTCAGCGAAGTTGAAAATCTCTTCAGGTTTTTTCAAACTCATTCCTTAAGTTTTATAGTTCTTTGTTCATTTTTTTTCTTTGTCCAACCACAAAGAAAAAGAAACGAACCAAAAAAAAGAAAAGGTGGGGAACTGACGTGTTTCAGAAAGCACCTTGTTCTTTTAAGCTTTCAGGTAGCAAAAATACTCTCTGCTGCTTAAGATTATACCGTCTTTGAAAAACTTTTTTTGTTTCCGCCATACTGGTGCATATAGGCATCAAACGGCATAGCGATGTTTCTTATCAGCAATGTTCCTGTTGGGCTTACAGATATTTTTTCGTCTGTAAGAGTTACAAGGTCAGCTTTTACGAACTCCTCCAGAGCATCCAGTGCATCTGCAAAATACTCTTTAAATACGATATTATGCTCCTTCTCTACTCTCCTGATGTCTATGGAGAAGTTTGCCATGAGTTCCATGATGACCGCTTTTCTCAGGTAGTCATCCCCACTCAGCTCTACACCCCGTTCAAAAGGAAGTCTTCCGGCATCAATAGCTGCTTCGTACAGCTTCATATCTTTGGTATTTTGTGCATAGTAACGAGTGCCTTCACCGATACTGGTCAGACCGATACCAATGAGATTTGCTCCGCCTTTTGTTGTGTAACCCTGAAAGTTTCTATGCAGTTCACCTTTTGCTATGGCACCGAAGAGTTCATCTTCAGGTTTGGCAAAGTGATCCATACCTACCATTTTATACCCATTGCTTTCAAAAAAGTCAATAGTATACTGGAATATTTGTAACTTTACATCGGGGGCAGGCAGGGTGGTTTCATCGAATTTACGCATGGTTTTTTTCATCCATGGCACATGTGCGTAGTTGAAGACAGCCAGTCTGTCCGGCTCGAGCGAAAAGGCCTGCTGCAGTGTTGCCCTGAAACTCTCAAAGGTCTGATAGGGAAGGCCGTAAATGAGGTCTACATTGATGGAATTGATACCGTACTTCCGTGCCAGGTCAACGGCTGCTTTGGTCAGCTCATAAGGCTGGATACGGTGTATCTCCTGTTGAACTTTTGGGTTGAAGTCCTGCACTCCGAAGCTGATACGGTTAAATCCGTGTTTCTGAAAAACCTTCATCTGCTCTTCATTGAAAAAACGTGGATCGATCTCTACGCTTATCTCGGCATCTTTGCTCCAGTTGGGGAACTTCCCTTTAATATAAGAGATGATCTCATCCAGCTCGAATGCTTTATAGAAGGTCGGTGTCCCCCCGCCAAAATGAAACTGTATGATCTCCCTTGAAGTATCGAGGTGTTGTGCCAATATATCGATCTCTTTTTTGAGGTACTCGATATAGGTACTGAGTTTTTCCTCTTTGGAGGTAAAAACAACATTACAGCCACAGAAATAGCAGGCTGATCGGCAGAAGGGAAGATGTACATAAAGTGAAAGAGCTTCTTTCCCCTCTTCAAGATATTTAAGATAGTCTTCATACCTGAAGTTGTCACTAAACTCCAAAGCAGTCGGGTAGGACGTGTATCTTGGTCCCGGTTTGGAGTATTTGCTGAATTTTTCTAAATCGATGTTGCTCATTGTTTTCCTTCGGAAAAAGCGTTCAGCATTCAGCATTCAGTGTTCAGAGGTTTTCTCTTTTTCACATTGCTTCATGCTTGTGACGCATTAATATTATTTTTATTTGTTAAAATTCTCAAGGTTCCCTTAACGCTTAGCGCTGAACGCTCGGCTATGTCAGCGATGCTGATCCAGCCATACCATAATCCCTTTTTGGGCATGGAGCCTGTTTTCCGCTTCGGTGAAGATCACCTCTGCATGTTTTTCGAAAGTCTCTTCACTCACTTCATAGCCACGGTAGGCAGGCAGACAGTGTAGAAAAATAGCATCTTCTTTTGCCAGGCTCATCATTGTTTCATCTACCATGTAGCCGGCAAAGGCTTTGAGGCGGATCTCCTTTTCAGCTTCCTGCCCCATGGAGACCCAGGTGTCTGTTGTGACAACATCACACCCTCTGACTGCCTCTTTTGGGTCATTTCCGAAAATAAGTTTTGCACCGCTCTCTTTTGCAAATGCTTCCGCCTGGGCTACGATATCCGGGTCACACTCATATCCTTTGGGTGTAGCTACTCTAAGCTCAAAGCCCATCTTCGCTGCCAGCATCAGCCAGGAGTGTGTCATGTTGTTGCCGTCTCCCACATATGCACAGACAGGATCATCTGCTTTGCCGAATTCGATCATGGTAAGGTAGTCCGTCATCAGCTGTACAGGGTGAAAAGAGTCGGTCAGTCCATTTATTACAGGTACTTTGGAGTAGGCAGCGAACTCTTCAATTTTATTTTGTTCAAAAGTGCGGATCATGACCATGTCAACCATACGGCTGATGACACGTGCAGTGTCTTTCATCGGTTCACCGCGCCCAAGCTGAATATCATTGGCAGAAAGAAAAAGTCCTACACCTCCGAGTTGATAAATACCGGTCTCGAAGCTTACACGGGTGCGTGTAGAACTTTTTTCAAAGATCATTCCCAGTGTCTGTCTCTCCAGATAGGGAACAAACTCTTTGCGTTTGGTCTGTACTTTGATCTTAACGGCAAGATCGATCATCTCCAGCAGCTCTTCTTTCGTAAAGTCTGCCAGCGTTAAAAAATGTCTCATAGGACCATCCTTATTTTAACCATAAAATCAGTTAAAAATTTAAAAGAAATTATTCTACCATAAAATTATTGAGGGTTCTATATTTAAGAGGAAAGGCAAGGTTGATATTTTTATCAAAATATAATCGTGCATGTGTCTGTTGATCATCTGTATACAGGGTATACGGTGATATCTGAGGGTAGCAATATAGTAATGAAACTGGAGCATTTGTTTACTGTGTTACTTGTAATAGTATAGATGAAACATTTAGGAAGCAATCATTTTTTTATCTTTGTTACTCATTTCCGGTCCAAAACATGGTGTTAGAGTAGATTTTTTCACCATTTTGTCTTGACTTCCTGATTTTATACTATCGATTCTTGTGCGGAGTAGGTTTGCATATGAGATAAAAAAGACGACCTTGAATTTAAAAAGATGTGAAGGATCAATCATGAAAGGTTTGAAAACATAAAGTGAAGTTATATTGTGCAGTATAGTTATTTCTATCCACATCGCAGTATATGCCATAGAAACTGTACAAAATCTATAGGAAGTAGAGGCTTGGGCCTTAAACCCGAATTATGCAATAGAAATCACTGTATTTCACACAAATCATTGCACCATAGGCATTTGGTGAACTTCGAGTGATTCTAATGCATATTTTGGCTTAAAGACAGCAGTTTTTTACAGTTTCATTTGCCTAGAAGTATCGCTGCTTCTTTTGCATGGTAGGTAATGATGATATCTGCACCGGCACGTTTAAAGCCAAGCAGGGTTTCCATCATGACTCTGTCATAGTCTATAACACCTGCTTTGGCAGCCATTTTGAGCATAGCGTATTCACCGCTGACGTTATAGACTGCCAAAGGCAAAGCAGTATTTTCTCTAACATCGCGAATAATATCCATATAGGCGAGTGCCGGCTTGACCATCAGGATATCTGCTCCCTCCAGCTCATCCTCAACACTTTCTGCAATAGCTTCTCTCCGGTTGGCCGGGTTCATCTGGTAGCTTCTTCGGTCTCCAAAACTTGGACTTGATTCTGCTACATCCCGGAATGGGCCGTAGTAGGCTGAAGCGAACTTGGTTGAGTAGCTCATGACAGGTAGATTCTCGAATCCCGCACTGTCCAGGCCACCTCTGATCGCCTGGATCATTCCGTCCATCATGCCTGAAGGGGCGATCATGTCAGCACCTGCTTTGGCATGAATAACTGCCTGTTTTGCAAGGTTGTCAAGAGTAATGTCATTGTCAACTGTTTCCAGAACCGGGTCGAGTACACCACAGTGTCCGTGATCGGTGTATTCACAGAAACAGAGGTCGGTTACAACGAACATCTCTGGATGTGCTGCTTTGACTTCTCTTACTGTTTGGGCAATGATGCCGTGTTCACACATCGCATCACTCCCTACACTGTCTTTGACATCCGGGATTCCAAAAAGGATAATAGACATAATGCCGAGTCTTTTAAGTACATCACACTCTTTGACGATCTCATCGATACTCATCTGATATACGCCAGGCATGGAAGCTACTTCTTCCCTGATGCCTTCACCGCTTCTTGCAAAGAGAGGATAGATGAAGTCATTGACGCTTAAATGTGTCTCCTGTAGAAGATCTCTCAATACAGGATTAATTCTTTTTCTTCTAAAACGGGCAAACATACACGACCTTTTGTAATTATTTGTGTTATTTTACACTAATTATTAATTGTTAATTATTAATTATTAATTGTTTCTGTATAATCTCTTCATGAAAAACATAGAGATATCACAAATCGCTGCTTTGCCGACCAAATACGGTACCTTCAGGATCCAGGCTTTTAAAGACGGTTTGGGGAAAGAACATCTTGCACTTTTTACCGAAAGCCTCCCGGATACTCCCATAGTCAGGGTCCATTCCGAGTGTCTGACAGGGGATGCGCTCGGGTCTGTCAAGTGTGACTGCGGAGAACAGCTTCATTTTGCTCTCGAGCTTATAGCCAAAGAGGGAGGTATGCTCATCTACCACCGCCAGGAAGGAAGGAATATCGGTCTGCTCAACAAGGTAAATGCCTATGCGCTTCAGGATAAAGGCTATAATACTGTCGAGGCCAATCATCAGCTGGGCTTTTCTGCCGATGAAAGAACCTATGAGATCGTAGAGTTCATTTTAAACCATTTTGATATTAAAAAGCTCAAGTTGCTAACAAATAATCCAAAAAAGATAGAGAGTCTCGGATCTATAGAGATCGTAGAACGACTTCCTATACAGATTATCCCGAATCCGTATAATAAAGAGTACTTGAAAACCAAAAAAGAGCAACTGGGACATTTACTATAGATTAAAAAAAATAATAGTTATAGTTTATATTTTTATATCATTATAGTTTTTATTTTTTTTTATTTATGATATAATAACCCCTTCTGCAATATATAAGATTTTTTTTATAAAACAGCATGTATAATATTCATTTTATTGTAAGCAAAGAAAAAGCCACACCTGCTGTGAAGCAGGGCCGGAAAGCCATGGGTCTCTGATATTTTCGCCCGAAAGTAGATGATGAGATCGCCAGGTTGCCTCATATCAATCAATTTTACACAACTGCCACACCTGTTGCGAAGCAGGGCCGGAAAGCCATGGGTCTCTGATATTTTCCCCGAAAGTAGATGATGAGATCGCCAGGTTGCCTATAGATCAATTTGACAAAGGTATATCTGTGAATGTGCGAATAATCATTTCAATGGTTTTGTTTATAGGCAACTTTCTATATGCTGCACCTGTTGCCGAGTACCGTATGGACGAGTGTTACTGGAATGGCAGCATCGGTGAAGTCAATGATAGCAGCGGCAACGGCTATAACGGAACTGCCATTGATGCAACAACTCTCTCTTCGGATGCTATGATTAACAGCAGCGGCTATCTGCGCGGGGTGACCAATATGGTTAACCTTGATAAAAATGTAATGGATGGTTTGACTGATTTTACGGTCATGGCATGGGTTAAAGCACCAGTGAGCGGATATGAGACGATTTTATCCGCAGCTGATACGGCAGGAGCACTGCCTTATGCCAATGAAGCTCTGCTCTGGTTTCAGGATGCAACGACTGTTGAAGTCTGGATCAAAGGCGAGAGAAGCAGCGGTATGACAATTCCGGATATCAGCAGTGGATGGCACCAGATCGTCTGGACACGTTCGGGTCGGGACAACTGTGTGTATATAGATCCGGACTCAGCTGCCGCGGTACCGGTTTGTACGACACTCCCAGATACGGCAAGCGGAGCATTGACTGTTGCCCAGAATGGTTTGAAACTGGGTGTCGACCAGGACAGTATTAATGGCGGTTTTGGTCAATATCTTGATGGTTTGCTGGATGAGATAAAGATTTTCAATACAGTTCTGAGTGTAGCGGAGATGGCAGATATCTACAACAATGAACTCAGCGGCAAAAACTATGACGGTACGGTACGGGAAGCGGCAATCTGCAAGAAATATCCTGTACTTGATTACCGGATGGACGAATGTTACTGGTTTGACAATGCAGGCGGTATTACCGAAGATGTGAAAGATTCCGGACTCTATAAGTATAACGCAACGTCCTATAGCAATGCCCAAACTGATCAAACGAACAGCAAAGTCGGTTTTTCTGGAAGTTTTGATGGTGCTTCTTCTTATTTGGAAGTAAATAACAGTCCGTTATTGAACTTTCAAGATAAAATGGCTATATCTTTATGGGTGTATCCGAAAAATGATACAGATACGCATCAAATATATATAGAAAAGTATTATAGCAGCAATACACGGTCAGAGGGTTGGATGGTGTGGAATTATGATGATGGAGGTACTGGTGAATATATTGCCTTTTCTCTTAATATAGATGGTGCTTTTTACAATGCATATATTGCGAAGCCTGCATCGTGGGAAAGGAGTTGGCACTATATTGCTGCAACATACAGCAATGGAGTAATGGCACTTTATATTGACAGTGACACTCCTGTGGCTACGAAGAGTATTGCAGGAGAGATAGTGAACTCGACAGAGCCGTTGAGATTAGGTCAGCTATATAATAATTATTGGTTTGACGGGTTATTGGATGAGGTTAAAATATACAGTACAGACTTAAACGATAGTGATATTGCCAATATCAGACTAAACGAAGGTAATGGGAAAAACTATGATAGCAGTTTAAGAGAAGATATCGTTTGTGGTGCTACTATCAGTGCCCATACGTGGGAGCTAGTTGGAATACCTGCAGAGCTTCGGACGAGTACGGAAACTGTAAGCAGTGTGTTTGGGGATGATATGCTCGGAACATACGGGGTTGACTGGATTGTGTATCGCCGGGATTACAGTGAGAGCAACAATAGCAGCTGGGATACACAGTTGAGTGAAACAGATATTGTTGAGTTTGGTAAAGGTTATTGGCTGGGCAGCAGAAACAGTGAAAGCTGGAGTGTAAATGACCTGGTAAGCGTTGATTATAATGCCAGCAATGGCGCTTGTACGGCAAACCGCTGTGTAGAGGTAGATCTTAAAAGTGTTTCACTGGATGTAGAAAGCGGGGATGATCTGCTTGGAACGGGTGCCCACCGTTACAATATGACAGGCTTTGTGGGGAAAACCGCAGTAGATTGGGCAGATTGCCGGTTTGTTATTGACGGAGTTGCATACACACCGTCTGCAGCATATGAAGCAGGGTATGTGGAAAAACAGATATGGCAGTACAATCCTGGAGACGGCAGTGCAGATGCAAACGGACATACAGCATGTGATGACGTTACTCCGGGCGGATGTAAGCTTGAACCATATAAAGGTTTCTGGATCAAACTGCACGCTTCTACCAAAAATAAAACAGTAAAACTGTTGATCCCACAGGAGTAACAGATGAAAAAAAATATATGGATTTCGATCATTCTGGTATTGGGATTGGCAGGGTGTAATACCGATACACAATCTGTAAATGAAGTGAAGAGTATAAGTCTTGATACTGTAGCGGCAGAGACAAAACCGTCAAACTGGTATATTCGGCTGGTGGCAGAAGATCCTGTCAGAAAAATGAGGACAGGCAGTACACAGCTGGGAGAGCTTGATACAGATGACAATATCTCCAAGCATACACTGCAGTCACTCAGCCCGTTTGGCGGTACTTATCTTGATATTGTGTTTGTTGACCCTGCCGGTGTAGCTCCGGGCGAGTATAAAACCAGTTTTCACCATTATCAGGAAAACACGGAAGAGAGTTGGAGATTTACTGTAAAGACTGATGACAGCAATGCCAGGATCACTTTGACATGGTATGGGTTATATATACTGGACCCTTATATAGATAACGAAAAGCGTACACGTTATCATGAACATAGATCTATGAACAATCCTCTGCTTAAGCATATGAAACTGGTAGATACTGTAAGCGGAAAAGAGATGCCTGTTATACTGAACGGCAAAGCACAGGTATATACGTTTACGATGGACGGAATGAATGAAAGAACCTTTCAGTGGATAGTGCAGACAGAAGAGGTTAATGTGACTGATATGGGCGGGAGCTACATATTTCTAGATGGCAAAAATGTACAGAAGGATACTCTTCAAGAGCAAAAGAGTGTGACAGAAAGCAAAAAAGAAAGGTTTGATTTAAGCAGACCTCCGATGAGCAGTGGAGGATAACAGTGCGAGAGAAAAAAAAGCTGCAGAAACCGATAGTATCTGAAAAAGTAAAAAACAAGAGAAGAGACAGTAGACGCTCTTTTTTAAAAAAAGCAGCCTATGCTGCACCTGCTCTAGTCACCTTGGGACAACTGGCCAGGCCGTCCGGTGCATATGCTGATGGTTCTACAGGTCCGTCAGGCCCGCCTACTGACGGTTGGACTGTTTGAAAACAGTAGTATTATACAGTGAACAATGACTGCATTTAACCGACATATTGTTTTCCCGGACCGAAAGAGTTTTCAGAACCATGTCTCCCATAACAGGCTTGAAACAATTCATATTATAGAAAAAAAGATCTACCCCCTTTCACAAAATTTCTTGCTGAAAAGTGACTGGTATTGTATGTCCGGTCGGGAAATAAGATATTATAGCAGCAGACCTTTTGGAGAGGCAGACAGAATGCTTTCATGGGCTTTGGAGATCAAAGATACGATGATACTGGTATGGGATGCAAAGCAGAGAAATATCCTGTATGTCAGAAAACAAGCCTATACTTTTCAAAGATTGCAGTTTTGGGTACTTCATACCTTTATACCTCTTATACTTGAACTTGAACGAAGCTATCATCTTCTTCATGCAGGGGCAGTTGAAATAGCGGGCAAAGCAGTACTGTTTTCAGCTTTTTCCTATGGTGGGAAATCGACACTGACTGACTTTTTCATGCAAAACGGCCATGCTATGCTCACAGATGACTCTATAGCTATAGAGAAACGAAGAGATGGCTATTATGCGACTTCTTCATACCCTTTTCACCGACCTTTCAGAAAAGTAGAGACACTTGGTTATTTTGTTGAAAACTTTGTTACTGATCCCAAACCCGTTGATGCAGTCTATCTTCTTGAAAAAAGTGCACCCGATGCCTCTGTAGGGGTAACAGAGATCAAGGGCATAGAGAAGTTCAAGGCCCTGCATTTCAGCAGCTTTATTGATTTTTCTTTTATGAAACAGGAGCGTTTTTGTTTTTTTACAGAGATGACAAAGCGTGTAGGAGTATATAAAATTACTGTTCCATGGGATACTGCAAGGTTACCGGAAGTGTATGAAACGGTCATGGTGCACAGTAGTCAAATATGAAGTATCAAGGTCTTTTATCTTTATGCAATATAATAAAGAGACCAGACTAATATGACAAGGCACTATACATTTAAAGTACTGTATGAGCAGATTAACTCCCAGAAAAAAGATTTTTGGCGTACCAATATTTTTGGAACATTGGCAACATTGCTGCTGCTGCCCATTCCAATGCTCATTCCTCTGCTTGTTGATGAAGTACTGCTTGAACACTCCGGAAAGATGACAGAGGTGATCTCGAGAGTCTATGGAGAGAGTGAAGTATGGGTTTATGTTCTCATTATTCTAAGTACAGTGCTGACTTTGCGGATCATTGCATTTTTTTTCAATAATAAAAAAATATTTTATGCTACAAAAATTACCCAAAAGATAAGCTATCTGCTCCGTCACCGGATTTTACATCATCTTGAACGTGTTTCGATTTCTGAGTATGAAACACTCAAATCTGGTGGTATTGCTTCCAAAACAGTACAGGATGTTGAGAGTATCAGCCGTTTTGCCGGACAAGTGGTGATGATTGCGTTGAGTGCGCTACTTATGTTGGCAGGTATTGCTGCTGTGATGTTCTGGATGAACTGGGCACTTGCACTGCTGGTATTTATACTCAACCCACTGTTTTTTGGATTTTCAAAGATTCTGGGACGTAAAACCGGAGAGTTGCTGCGTCGTCAACATGAAGCCTATGAACTTTACAATGAACTGCTTAATGAGACACTGGAACTTTTTATTCAGGTACGTGCGAGTAATCAGGAGAGGAGTTTTTTCGGTATACTTCAAAAGCGGGCAAAAGAGATAGAAAAAACTTCGCTTGATTACGGGTATAAAGCGTCTGTGGCACACAGCTCCTCCACTCTGCTGATCAATACGGCGATTGATATTTTCAGAGTACTTGGTGTTACTGCTGTAGCCTATTCGGATCTGACGATCGGGATGATGATAGCTTTTCTTTTTTATCTTTCAACACTGGTGCAGCCGGTTCAGCAGCTGGTGGGTCTGGTCATCGCCTATCAGAGTACAAAGCCGGCATTCGAGCGTATCAATACACTGCTTTCATTTTCTCAGGAGCCACATTATCCACATGAATCTGATCCGTTTGATAACAAAAAAACGACTTCAGTTTCATTAAATAATGTCAGCTTTGCTTATAGAAACGGCAGAAGAGTGCTGCATAATATTACTCTAAAGGCCAATGCGGGAGAAAAGATCGCTCTTATCGGTTCAAGCGGTAGCGGTAAAACAACTGTTGCCCAGCTTTTGGTTGGTTTTTACCCTGTGCATTCTGGAGAAATACTCTATGGCAATACCCCGATAGAGAAGATAGGTCTTCCGGTTGTACGTAAGAATGTGGCTTTAATGCTGCAGTATGCGCTTTTTTTCAATGATACTATTCGAATGAACCTTGCTCTTTCAGAGGTAAAGAGCGATAGAGAAATTTATGAGGCATTGGGAGCAGCACAGCTTGAAGCCTTTGTCAGGGGGTTGGATGAGGGACTCGATACGCTTATCGGCAAAAATGGTATAAAACTTTCGGGAGGACAGCGTCAACGTCTTGCAATTGCACGTCTTATCCTCTCAAATCCAAAGGTTGTTATTTTTGATGAAGCAACATCTGCTCTGGACAATGCAACGGAGTTTCATCTCTACAAGACGCTGGCACCGTTTCTCAAAGGGCGTACGGTCATTATTATTGCACATCGGATCTCAACCATAAAACAGGCTGATCGTATCTACCTGATAGATGAGGGGAGGGTTACAGCTGAGGGGAATTATGACAGTTTGCAAAAACAAGGATTGATAAAAGAGGATTTTGATGTTGCGTAAAATAAAAAAGTTCTTCAAACTCTCAGCACACGAGCGAAATCTTTTTATGGAAGCCTATTATACATTGGGCATAATGCGTGCCGCCATTTTGAGCATATCCTTTAAACGATTGGTCCGACCATTGGAGCATTGGAGTAAAAAAGGTGAGTCGATAGAGCTTAGTGAAGAAGAGAAAAAAATGGCACTTGCCATAGGCAAAGCTATTAAACAGGCAGCAGCTCATACACCATGGGAAAGCGCCTGTCTGGTACAGGCTTTGACAGCACAGAAGATGTTGAAAAAACGTGGAATTTCCGGAGTGTTTTATCTTGGCGTTGCCAGAGATGAAGAGAAGATGAAAGCCCATGCATGGTCACAGTGCGGGGATATACTTATTACTGGTGGCAGCGGACATGGAGTATTTACTGTCGTTTCGGTGTTTGAATGGGGAAAGTATGATCGCATATAATCATTATATTGAATTTATCCCGGCGTTGGAAAGTGGCAAAAAGATTGAGGGAGCTTTTGTTGATGTGGTTAGGGTAAAAGCAAGTCCACTTGACAAACTACCGGAAGTATTTCGTTTTCACATTTCATTTTATAGCAATCAGGGAAGAGAACTGAAGCTACTTTCAGATAGAGAGTTTGCACCTGCAGTACAAAATCAACGTTGGGCTTTTGATGTAAAAGATGTAGTAACTTTTGTGTGGTACAGCGGAACTTTGGAGGTAGAGTATATATCTCATGAAAACTTTACGGAAGAGCTGCTGGAGTACTGGTGCATGCATCTTATGCTTCCTCTATTTTTTACCATTGAAGAGACGTATGATTTTTTACATGCGGGTGCGGTTGAGGTAGAGG
Coding sequences within it:
- a CDS encoding (Fe-S)-binding protein, whose translation is MSLKKPEEIFNFAETSDACIKCGKCIPVCTIHQVNPDETTSPRGFIDLLGAYQKGHLPLDKNAKDIFESCFLCTNCVDVCPNSLATDMVIEEVRADIADKYGIAWFKRGFFFLLRHRKIMDLVMKLGFMFKTCALAEDNKGRGLRARFSLPMMKKGRLIPSLMKTSFLNKYPEHIPASKPAEKKQRVAIFIGCLANYNYEGIGDSLVDILEKLNIEVFIPKKQLCCGAPAYFTGDVDSVEYMTKKNIEYFESFMDEYDAMLIPEATCSAMVKHDWQVFFKNHKMPEWEKRAQKVTEKIHMATAWLHDNTNLKELLESKGKKFDQLVTYHDPCHARKVQGIYQEPRNLLSPNYPMVEMSDPNRCCGFGGVTMQTEKFHFAEAAGKPKAAMIKETKAHYVSAECSACRVQLSEAMNNTNVETIFKNPLELIAEALKDDNNSRQ
- the argF gene encoding ornithine carbamoyltransferase — its product is MRHFLTLADFTKEELLEMIDLAVKIKVQTKRKEFVPYLERQTLGMIFEKSSTRTRVSFETGIYQLGGVGLFLSANDIQLGRGEPMKDTARVISRMVDMVMIRTFEQNKIEEFAAYSKVPVINGLTDSFHPVQLMTDYLTMIEFGKADDPVCAYVGDGNNMTHSWLMLAAKMGFELRVATPKGYECDPDIVAQAEAFAKESGAKLIFGNDPKEAVRGCDVVTTDTWVSMGQEAEKEIRLKAFAGYMVDETMMSLAKEDAIFLHCLPAYRGYEVSEETFEKHAEVIFTEAENRLHAQKGIMVWLDQHR
- the ribA gene encoding GTP cyclohydrolase II — encoded protein: MKNIEISQIAALPTKYGTFRIQAFKDGLGKEHLALFTESLPDTPIVRVHSECLTGDALGSVKCDCGEQLHFALELIAKEGGMLIYHRQEGRNIGLLNKVNAYALQDKGYNTVEANHQLGFSADERTYEIVEFILNHFDIKKLKLLTNNPKKIESLGSIEIVERLPIQIIPNPYNKEYLKTKKEQLGHLL
- a CDS encoding LamG domain-containing protein; the protein is MNVRIIISMVLFIGNFLYAAPVAEYRMDECYWNGSIGEVNDSSGNGYNGTAIDATTLSSDAMINSSGYLRGVTNMVNLDKNVMDGLTDFTVMAWVKAPVSGYETILSAADTAGALPYANEALLWFQDATTVEVWIKGERSSGMTIPDISSGWHQIVWTRSGRDNCVYIDPDSAAAVPVCTTLPDTASGALTVAQNGLKLGVDQDSINGGFGQYLDGLLDEIKIFNTVLSVAEMADIYNNELSGKNYDGTVREAAICKKYPVLDYRMDECYWFDNAGGITEDVKDSGLYKYNATSYSNAQTDQTNSKVGFSGSFDGASSYLEVNNSPLLNFQDKMAISLWVYPKNDTDTHQIYIEKYYSSNTRSEGWMVWNYDDGGTGEYIAFSLNIDGAFYNAYIAKPASWERSWHYIAATYSNGVMALYIDSDTPVATKSIAGEIVNSTEPLRLGQLYNNYWFDGLLDEVKIYSTDLNDSDIANIRLNEGNGKNYDSSLREDIVCGATISAHTWELVGIPAELRTSTETVSSVFGDDMLGTYGVDWIVYRRDYSESNNSSWDTQLSETDIVEFGKGYWLGSRNSESWSVNDLVSVDYNASNGACTANRCVEVDLKSVSLDVESGDDLLGTGAHRYNMTGFVGKTAVDWADCRFVIDGVAYTPSAAYEAGYVEKQIWQYNPGDGSADANGHTACDDVTPGGCKLEPYKGFWIKLHASTKNKTVKLLIPQE
- the hemN gene encoding oxygen-independent coproporphyrinogen III oxidase, with translation MSNIDLEKFSKYSKPGPRYTSYPTALEFSDNFRYEDYLKYLEEGKEALSLYVHLPFCRSACYFCGCNVVFTSKEEKLSTYIEYLKKEIDILAQHLDTSREIIQFHFGGGTPTFYKAFELDEIISYIKGKFPNWSKDAEISVEIDPRFFNEEQMKVFQKHGFNRISFGVQDFNPKVQQEIHRIQPYELTKAAVDLARKYGINSINVDLIYGLPYQTFESFRATLQQAFSLEPDRLAVFNYAHVPWMKKTMRKFDETTLPAPDVKLQIFQYTIDFFESNGYKMVGMDHFAKPEDELFGAIAKGELHRNFQGYTTKGGANLIGIGLTSIGEGTRYYAQNTKDMKLYEAAIDAGRLPFERGVELSGDDYLRKAVIMELMANFSIDIRRVEKEHNIVFKEYFADALDALEEFVKADLVTLTDEKISVSPTGTLLIRNIAMPFDAYMHQYGGNKKSFSKTV
- a CDS encoding twin-arginine translocation signal domain-containing protein; this encodes MREKKKLQKPIVSEKVKNKRRDSRRSFLKKAAYAAPALVTLGQLARPSGAYADGSTGPSGPPTDGWTV
- the hemB gene encoding porphobilinogen synthase, which codes for MFARFRRKRINPVLRDLLQETHLSVNDFIYPLFARSGEGIREEVASMPGVYQMSIDEIVKECDVLKRLGIMSIILFGIPDVKDSVGSDAMCEHGIIAQTVREVKAAHPEMFVVTDLCFCEYTDHGHCGVLDPVLETVDNDITLDNLAKQAVIHAKAGADMIAPSGMMDGMIQAIRGGLDSAGFENLPVMSYSTKFASAYYGPFRDVAESSPSFGDRRSYQMNPANRREAIAESVEDELEGADILMVKPALAYMDIIRDVRENTALPLAVYNVSGEYAMLKMAAKAGVIDYDRVMMETLLGFKRAGADIIITYHAKEAAILLGK